In Opisthocomus hoazin isolate bOpiHoa1 chromosome 3, bOpiHoa1.hap1, whole genome shotgun sequence, a genomic segment contains:
- the VPS4B gene encoding vacuolar protein sorting-associated protein 4B codes for MAGTTGNLQKAIDLASKAAQEDKAGNYEEAFRLYQHAVQYFLHVVKYEAQGDKAKQSIRARCREYLDRAEKLKEYLKKGEKTAPKPLKESGPTDGKGNDSDGEGESEDPEKKKLQNQLQGAIVMERPNVKWSDVAGLEGAKEALKEAVILPIKFPHLFTGKRTPWRGILLFGPPGTGKSYLAKAVATEANNSTFFSVSSSDLVSKWLGESEKLVKNLFQLARENKPSIIFIDEIDSLCGSRSENESEAARRIKTEFLVQMQGVGVDNEGILVLGATNIPWVLDSAIRRRFEKRIYIPLPEDHARAAMFKLHLGSTPNLLTESDYRELGKRTDGYSGADISIIVRDALMQPVRKVQSATHFKKVKGPSLSNPNTMVDLLTPCSPGDPEAIEMTWMDVPGDKLLEPQVSMADMLRSLASTKPTVNEQDLEKLKKFTEDFGQEG; via the exons ATGGCGGGCACCACCGGCAACCTGCAG AAAGCAATAGACCTTGCTAGCAAGGCAGCGCAAGAAGATAAAGCAGGAAACTATGAGGAAGCCTTCCGCTTGTACCAGCACGCTGTGCAGTATTTTCTCCATGTTGTTAAAT ATGAAGCACAGGGTGATAAAGCAAAACAGAGCATTAGAGCAAGATGTAGAGAATACTTGGACAGagcagaaaagctgaaagaatatctgaaaaagggagaaaaaactgCACCAAAACCACTTAAAGAGTCTGGTCCTACAGATGGAAAAGG GAATGACAGTGATGGGGAAGGGGAGTCAGAGGATCCTGAAAAAAAGAAGCTACAGAATCAACTTCAAG GAGCAATTGTTATGGAGCGACCAAATGTCAAATGGAGTGATGTTGCTGGCCTTGAAGGTGCCAAAGAAGCACTTAAAGAAGCGGTGATCTTGCCCATTAAATTTCCACACCTGTTTACAG GAAAGAGAACACCCTGGAGAGGGATTCTTCTGTTTGGACCACCAGGAACAGGAAAGTCTTACTTAGCAAAAGCTGTGGCGACAGAAGCAAACAATTCTACCTTCTTCTCAGTATCTTCCTCTGACCTTGTCTCCAAGTGGTTAGGAGAAAGTGAAAA attAGTGAAAAACTTGTTCCAGCTTGCCAGAGAAAACAAGCCTTCGATTATCTTCATTGATGAGATAGATTCCCTCTGCGGATCAAGAAGTGAAAACGAAAGCGAGGCTGCTAGACGGATAAAAACAGAATTTCTAGTCCAGATGCAAG GGGTTGGTGTTGACAATGAAGGAATCTTGGTCTTAGGAGCAACAAACATACCCTGGGTTTTGGATTCTGCTATCAGGAGAAG gTTTGAGAAGCGTATTTATATTCCTTTACCTGAGGACCACGCCAGGGCTGCAATGTTCAAACTTCACCTTGGGTCAACTCCAAACCTCCTAACGGAATCAGATTATCGAGAGCTTGGAAAGAGAACTGATGGCTATTCTGGTGCAGATATAAGCATCATTGTACGTGATGCGCTGATGCAGCCTGTTAGAAAAGTGCAATCAGCTACTCACTTTAAAAAA gtAAAAGGACCATCGCTGTCTAATCCAAATACGATGGTAGATTTGTTGACCCCTTGCTCTCCAGGAGATCCTGAAGCCATAGAAATGACATGGATGGATGTTCCAGGTGATAAGTTACTGGAGCCTCAGGTTTCCATG GCCGATATGCTCAGGTCGCTGGCTAGCACAAAACCAACAGTTAATGAACAGGACCTGGAGAAGTTAAAGAAGTTTACAGAAGACTTTGGTCAGGAAGGCTAA